From Phalacrocorax carbo chromosome 25, bPhaCar2.1, whole genome shotgun sequence:
TCGCTTTCTTAAAAGTGTGCCAGCGATTTATCCAATTCTGGTTTTAGGATCTTTCACCAAATGCTGTTCTGATATAAAAATTTCTGTTAATCACATTTGACAAACTAATATTTGATGTGATCAAGGACCGAGAGATCTCTTATCCCCTGTGCTAGAACAACGTCAAACAGTTCTCACTGGGCTCAGTATTTTACCAGTTTTACTACTTACAGCTCCAGGTGGGCCTGCAACATCACTGGGTTTTGTTCATTGTAATACTTCACAGTGTTACCAGCTGTGAGTTTCCACTGAtggtttttttactgttatGATTGCAAATTTATATTGATTTCTAGCTAATATATCTCCTAAAATTTTTGGCAGGTAAATTTTTTAAACTaggttttccttctctccaaaaaaaccaccacaaaataCATACTAAAGTCTTTTCTGGCCCTGGAAGGGAGGTTTTTAGCCTCGCTGAGGAACTGAACCCAAATCTATAGAATAGTTTGAGTACCAGGTTAGAAGTCAGATGTTCCTTAGGTCAAACCCTGTCTCTAGCCTAGGCCTGCAGGGTAGCACTGCTCAGGCCAGTCCTGTTTAAATCAAAGATAACAGCGGTTGCCGGTTTCTCAGGTTTGGCCTGGGTGATTCATTCCTGTCTGAAGACAACTGGCATTGCCCGATGGAGAGAACAGCTTCTGTCCGTGGGGTGTGGTCGAGGCTGAGATCGCTAGCTCGGGCTTTAACAGGGCTTGGCCACCTCCGTGCggttaaaataaatctgttagCGGTGGGAcagagccagcagtgcccataAAATCTCACAGGAGCTTAGCTTTTGTTCCGCTGTGTTTTGGAGACTTCAGCCTCAAgtgtaaatgtttttattaacatATTAAATACAGAGCAGCCCtgtctttctcttctgctgggGAGTAGCTTTGGGAGCAGGTTTTGTTTGTCAAATGGCAGTTAACTGCTACTTTGTTTTTGTAGGGGACTTCGCAAAAGCCTGCGGAGGAGATGTAGGATCTTCAAGCAAATTCTGGTAGCTGGAGTCTCCCGATAACAGGTGATGCTACAAACATGGCTATGTGTTGGTTGTAAAATTCTTGAGTTTCCTGACTCTCTTGGTTGAATATTTGCACCATTTAGGCTCAAGCTGATAAACTCATAaatatttgggggttttgtttgttttttagatAAAATTACTTGACCATCATGAGTTGGAGTTTTCTGACCCGTCTGTTAGAGGAGATCCACAATCACTCAACCTTTGTTGGCAAAATCTGGCTGACCGTGTTGATTGTATTTCGGATTGTCCTAACTGCTGTGGGAGGAGAATCCATTTATTACGATGAACAGAGCAAGTTTGTGTGCAACACGGAACAGCCTGGCTGCGAGAACGTTTGTTACGATGCTTTCGCTCCTCTTTCGCATGTGAGGTTTTGGGTCTTCCAGATCATCCTTGTTGCCACTCCGTCTGTGATGTATTTAGGCTATGCAGTTCATAAAATTGCACGGATGGTGGAACACAGCGAAGCCGACAGAAGAATCAGAAGCAAAAGCTTTTCCATGCGCTGGAAACAACACCGTGGCTTAGAGGAAACTGAGGAGGACCATGAGGAAGACCCGATGATGTACCCAGAAATAGAGCTGGAAAGCGAACGGGAGAACAAAGAGCAGCAAGCCCCTGCCAAAGCCAAGCACGATGGCAGGCGGCGAATCCATGAAGATGGACTCATGAAAATTTATGTGCTGCAGCTTCTGGCGAGGACTACATTTGAAATCGGCTTTCTCGTGGGTCAGTATTTTTTATATGGCTTTGAGGTCAGCCCCGTATTTGTGTGCAGCAGGAAGCCATGCCCGCACAAGATAGATTGTTTCATTTCAAGGCCGACTGAAAAGACCATTTTCCTGCTAATAATGTATGGGGTGAGCTGCATGTGTTTACTTTTGAACGTCTGGGAGATGCTCCATTTGGGATTTGGCACAATCCGGGACACGTTGAACAACAAGAGGAAAGAGCTGGAAGACTCGGGTACCTATAACTACCCTTTTACTTGGAATACGCCATCTGCTCCTCCTGGCTACAACATCGCCGTCAAGCCAGAGCAAATGCAATATACTGAACTGTCCAACGCCAAAATGGCCTACAAACAGAACAAAGCCAATATAGCTCAGGAACAGCAGTATGGAAGCAACGAAGAAAACATTCCTGCTGACCTGGAAAATCTGCAGAGGGAAATTAAAGTGGCTCAGGAGCGCCTGGACCTCGCGATCCAGGCTTacaacaaccaaaacaatcCCGGCAGTTCCAGAGAGAAGAAATCCAAAGCAGGCTCAAACAAAAGCAGTGCCAGTAGCAAGTCAGGAGACGGGAAGAACTCTGTCTGGATTTAATGTTGGCTGAGTTTATATGTTGTGTTTTTTCTCCTAGTTTATCATAACCAGCAACCCCTTGAATAATGGCTTCCATTAAGTAAATATTTGACTCTGCTTATTTTCAGGGATACTGTTGGCTAGTGATTCAACCTCTCAGAAAGGGTTTATATGCATATTCTAGGATTATAGAACTTTATTCTTCTGTCTTCCAAGTCAGGAGACAAATAGGATTATTTAAATCATTCTCATTGAACGGTTTATGCTGTATGTACAGTATTATAGTACATTTATTATGCacaattttttgtatttgtacaCTGGATCTCTGACATTACACTTTTTTATATTAACGAGGAGAAAGCAATGGGTAGCTCTTAGTATTTTCCTAGTTTTATTACTGTAGTCCGCAGTTTCATCattgttcttccttgttttAAACATAAAACTTTCTATGCTGCGTTTCAGAAGTGCCTTGAACATGCACACAGCTCAGAGGAGCCTCCGGTTATCCAGGCAGCCCACGGGTGCCAGTCACTGAGCAGCAGAGCGGTGAAAGATTTGGAAAACATCTGTTAGTGGTGCTCTTGACTCTGTCATTTACAAAAATGATGTGCTACTTTAAAATGGAAGTGTCATGCTATAGCTGTTACGTGCTACAGGTTTTTTCGCCCTGTGGAAAATTACTTACAGGAAAAATGCACATGTGCGAGAGTGCTTGTGTTCTGAGTACGAGTGCCAGCCGTAACGCAGAGATGGCTCAGGCCTCCCTGCAAGCATTATGTcacaggagggaagaaagactTCAAACTCCTGCAAACACCCAAAAAGAAGTAAACAGAAATTTCTGGATTCAGTAATTCCACATATTTATGTGATAGCTGTGGGAAGGGATGGTCTCGAGGTCTGTTGTTACGTAACGCCCCGCTCCCCAAAGGCACGAGGCTCTTACGATACTTTTTGGATAGGACTTCTGTCTTTTCGAAAGGAATCTGATTAGGTAGAGTCATGATCATTTTGTTTCTCCGTGCATTACACTTGAGGAATaaccttcctccccccagccagGACACGCGATCTATCTGTAAGAGTTTTTACAAAGCTCTTTCCGAATATCAGTGATACTGCCTTATTCCAGACCCCTCTTCCTTCCATTATGTCTGAGGAATTCAGTTCAGAGAGAGCAAGATGTATAATTTAGATTTCTGCTTGAGAGACCAGTCAGATTTGGCATTCTGTGGTTTTGGCATTAAACTTGAATTTATAATTAGAAAAAGGAGAATGTGGTATTTACTGCCTTTGGCGATGTCTTTCTGGCAAGGGTACACATTAATGTCTGAGAGATGCTGATAAATGTGTATGCTCTTTGCTACTATTTATAATGTATTCAGGACCTTGCTCCGCTCTCCttttttgttaggtttttgtgcattttaatatattctggGGGCCTGTTTCAAGTGGGACTGTTCTGTTTCGAGGCTACCTCAGTCCTTAGCGCCCTCGTTACAGCCTGGTCTGGAACAGGGTTGGGAAGTGAGGCTCCGTGGAGGACACAGGTGGACCCGTGCTCCGTTCCTGTCCCGCGGAACATCTAGGCGTAGGCTTTACGTTAAATTTAAACTAAGGGATTACGAACACATGCTCGCAGTTATCCTCTACCCAAGCACTTGCTGAAAATAGGTATTTTGTTGAATGGTTTTCAGTCTGTTCTCACTCTGGGACATGAGGCAGCCCAGGTGTAGATCCCAGCTCTCTCTCAGCTCTGCTTTAGAGAGGCGTAAGTGtgcgcagagccccagcaacCCTCTGCACAAGGTCAGCGAGAGCTTCTGCAGTTCACCTCCAGCAGAGACGTTTAGAAGTGAACTTGCTTTTTGATTGGCGGTAGCTCCTGACCATTGCTCGGGGAAAGGAGTAATCCCTGAATTTTGTGCTGAAAAGTTTCAGGGTGATGTCTTTAAGTAAGTAACACAGGGAATACATAGcagttttttaaagcttaagTGGATTTTGGGGCAGTGACAGCTAGCCAGTGAGATGGGATGAGCTGTGTGGCGTGAGAGGGAGTTTATTAATAGTGCTCCTCTAATTAAGCAGGGGTCTGAAGAGAAGCATGCTGCCTGAACACGGCCAGAGAGGCTTTCCCAGTGGAAAGCTGGGAGTGGGATGGAGAAGTTGGGTGGAAAACATGTTGTCTGAAGGTGCTGGGAAAAGACACTTGGAGCCTGGAGATAAACACGGATCTGTGGCTACAATCCACACATTATCCCTGGCACTGGGGTTgttcttttcagcttcccaaaaGGGTTACGTTGCTCTTAACCCCTTACGGTGGTCTCGGAACAGCCTTTCACCAGCCAAATGGCAATAAGAGAAAATCCTTTCCCCGCGCTGCTCTCTACACAAACTGCAGCAATTTCTTATTAatggcttaaaataaaattggccCATGACAGCTGCCTGTGTTGTTCGTATTAGCCCTTTCCCAATTAATGATCTAAACCATTACCTGCTTAAAGCTGCTGTCTCAGGTCAGCCCTATGAGCTTTCACCCACACCGGTAAACACTCCCGTTAGTGTATAGAATATTCCAATCCCACAGAACCattctgaaaatgcaaagtaatGGAGCTGTTTCTATTactatttgtttgttttaattttaattgtgtGTAAAGtgcacattttctttgaaactgAGTGTTATTTGTAGAGGATGTCTGTTAAAGCTCTAAATGTTTATGCCTGTGACTGTATTCAGTTTCAAAGTATCGGgcttgatttttccttttgaagaaatGATACATGCATTACTATAAATGCTCTCTTGCTTTGGCTTAATGTAGGCCATTCTGAAATGAATGCTCAGAAGAGACTTTGGGACAGAAAATACTGAACATAACTTGAGTTTGTCCTGTCATTCTCTGCTTTTGGATgcagttgggggaaaaaaactctATTAAATCCAGTGGATTACTCCAGTCTGAGTGAAATGGCTTCTTTTTTCCAGCAATAGACTACGCTTCGAATATGCGAGTGAGGGATATTTCAATGATTTGTCTTAGAGCCACAACTTggaatttttatatatttgacCTTGTTTAGTGTAATAAAAGAGTTGGTTGGAAGCTAACTGTGCCTTTCTGCATGTGAATTGCTCTCCAGTGACAAGAACAATTgcattagaaaaggaaaatacataaaCTTTGGAAGTCAGACCTTGAGAAGGGTGCCACTTAGGAGAACATGAAAATCTGCAATTATGCATATGAATGAGCATGCTGATATTGTCCAGTGAACTGTGCAGCATTAGCTGGCCTAATTTAGCTGCAATTTTCGAAGGAACATATGGGAGCTGGCTGCCcagttccttttaaaaattgcagctGAATgcctgtctgttttgccgtcaCAAAAGATGGCTTTTGTAAGTGTCCCGTGCTTTCCCCTCGCTGCAGATTTGGCCTCAAGATTGGAAGTATGTCTAAGGAGGCATTAAGCGGTTTGCCATGTCGTGCAGCTGCAAGAAAGCTCTAAGTCAGATGGATTTGGTGGTAGGGGCCAGGAATAAAAAGCTGTTTGTTCGGAGTTAAAGAAGAAATCAGCCATATAGACACGGCAGCGCCACTCCTGCTCACAGAGCACGTTGTGTCCCAAGCCTCGGCGAGGGCTGTCATGGCAGAAATCGGTGACGGTGACCAAGGCAGGATCCAGCAGTAATaattgtgtgtgtttttccagCTGTCGGGTTCCCTGAGCATCCTGCAGCCTTCGCAGACAGGGAACAGCCCGGACGTGGTCGCCAGCTCCGTGCCCAGGCAGGGTAACGCCGGCTTGAGCCGCGCGGCACGGGTTCGAGTGCACGGATAACCGAGGAGGTGCGGCGCGGCCGGGACTCCTGCTGCGTTGCCTCAGCTGCTCCAGAAGGACGCTTAACCTCGCCGGTACCTTTAAGCATGTGGTTATCTCCGTATGAGTCAATGCAGCCAGCTACGGGCACCCAGCAAAGCATGTGCTTAAGTGTTTTTAAAGTGCAGAAACTGTCATTTAACAATGAATTTGCagcaagaaattctgaaatGCTTCAGGCATTTAACCGTAGCTGAAAAAGCAGGGTGCGGTTGCAGCACTCTGCGCTCGCGATGCGCTTCTTGGGAAATGGCCCTGTAGAAGCCACCATGTGATGGCTGTGTTTGATCTTGCGCTCAGAAACAGGCCGGGAGTAGAAAACCCAGAGGTCAAAGCTGGGATCGTACGCAGTTGCCCCAGGCCTGGTTCAGTTGCTCTGTGCAGATGCACGGTGCTGCTGGAGATGCCCCTGGGTGTTTGGCgtggcctccagctgctgctctgcggGGGCGTGTCTCCCAGGGGTCCTGGGTCACATCTGCCAGCCCTGCGCGGCTGCCTCGGGTGCTTGAGGACCTCTCCGGCAGCACCACGCGCCTAGACGTGATCCCAGCTGATCCTTTGTGTCTCTGGGCTGACAGTTCCaccttgttttcctctgctACAAAGTGAGGATAACCTGACCTATTTCATACCGGGTATAGCAAGTATAAATTAGATCCTCTCTGTGGAGTAatttttctgctggaagcaTAGGCTAAGGGTTTAATATTGTTAGCATTAAGTGTTCCTGCCTGTAGTTTAGCTACAATCTTGTAGCAACTATGCCATTCTTGTAGATTGATTTGTTGTTAATTCGCGAATTCTTCATACTGGGTGCGTAACTTGCCAGCTATGAGGTTACTTTCAAAAGGAGCTGTTTATCGGGACGCGCGTGGTTGCTCGCGGGGCGTTTGCGGCGTGCCTAATCCCTGTAACGCGGACGCGCTGTGCTTTGCGTGTTGTGCAGTTACCGTGAAAGAGCTCCTGAAAGACGGCTCTGTTTGCGCGAGTTAAATTACAGTCTGCAGTTAGCGGTGTAACTAGACGTAACCCACCTTTCTACAGCAGCACGGAAGGGAGCTCAGGGGCGTCCACTCCTTCGGGGCTTGCCATTCATTTGCTCTGTGTCAGAGGAGACTTCAAATATCAGTTTGTCATTGCctggaaaatgacattttgttttctgcagcgTGACATTATCGTTGGTGTGTAAATTCTGTGTTGatagctggggaaaaaatgtctcAGAGGGGGGATTTAAAGGCATCTGATCAATGCTCATCGGCGCTATGGAATAGTTTCTCTACAGTTCAGATTTTGCTGTCCTCctccctttgatttttttactgAACAGGATGTTCTGGTTACTCTTTGACAAGGGACACGTCACCTGTTTGTGGACCCGAgcctgctgcttccccaggaGCAGAACTGAGGCCCACGTGCCTGCGTCCAAATTAACTTGCGGTCGAATGCCCTGGGAGTTTTACACATGACCCTTGTTCAGGTCCATGACCGAGCTGTGACTTCTGCTGCCTCATGGCCTGGATTTCCTCTGTGTGGAAACGAGATCTGGCcgagcagcagctggagctgtgAACCCCCTTCCTCTTTTGAGAGGGCGACTGCACATTCCTTGAGCCCGAGGGCAGGCGTGGGGCCGAGCCCTCTGCTCTGAAGCAACACAGACCTGCTTGTCGTCTGTGACACGCCTTGCCAGGAGGTTAGGCTCGGTATTTAGACGGAAGTTAGGATCCCAGTCCCTGGGGATGAATGAAGTTTCTACAGTCAGCAGTCAAGCAGCGATATATTTCAGCTTTGTTGTGAGCGTTGGAAAGCATCGTGCCAGATTTTCAGCTTTCATCTTGcccttatttaaaaacatattgtGACTTAAGTGAGTTAATTCCCACCCCAAGTATTTCTTATCCCCAGAAATTCAGTATTCCCATATATGAATGTTTGccagttatatttttttccatagacTTGAAATCACCGGGAAATCCACTATCAGAAAACTTTTTCAGaaagcctgctgctgctctgatggAAGCTGGTTTTGGTCATACCCTGATACTAGCAGGTGTCAGGATGTGCATGTGTGTCAGTAGTTTTGGACCCATCTCATCTCCTGTGGCTGTTATTCCCCCAGACTTCTTGTGCGGGGAGAAGGTGAGGGGGTTTGACCCTTGATACCTGAATTTGAGTGCGATGACTCCAagctctgaaacaaaatttctcTCTCACTTTATATTGCTGGTAGCAATatgtcttttttctctctgaagctGATATTACAGTATTGAGCGATTTGTTGCTGCATGTATTCATATGTCATCTACAGAAAACGAAGGCTTAATGCGTGGTAGAGATCCTCTGATGCCCAGAGGATGAGGAGCACCGGGACAGGAATTACCTTTCCTGGAGCTTGCTCAGCAAAGCACTGCTTTTCATTAATTGGTTCCAGTGCTCATTGAAGGCTGGTGGTCTGATGGGAACGATGTTGGATATTTTATAACCCCTACAGCCTCCGTAAGAGGTTTGGCCCTTTGAAACGAGCTGGTTTCCACTGAGCTGAGGGTGACCCTCCAGCCCAGACACAGCCCTTCATCTGACATGTAAAGCACGACTCAGAAAATGGGGCTGATTAGTCATATTTGGTAATAAACTTGTCAACGTTTCAAAAGGTCTTTGAGGGAGCTGTTGAAAAGTCAGTTTGATTACATCAGCTGCGCGCTGAATTTCTATGGGCTTGTAGCTGGAACACACTCAGCGCGCGAGATTAACACGTAGGTTCCCTGGGAGTGTATTTTCGCTACTCTCTGCGAGAAAAACAGATAGCTTTGTTTATATAAACGTGCACTATGTTACGTATATGTTATATACGCAATATTATATAAATGCtcttaaaatgagaaatgagaTGTGGAAATGTACAGCAAGGACATTAGGGAAAATTAGGGCTGGCTTGATCTGGTAGATTTTGTGATGAGGTG
This genomic window contains:
- the GJC1 gene encoding gap junction gamma-1 protein, whose protein sequence is MSWSFLTRLLEEIHNHSTFVGKIWLTVLIVFRIVLTAVGGESIYYDEQSKFVCNTEQPGCENVCYDAFAPLSHVRFWVFQIILVATPSVMYLGYAVHKIARMVEHSEADRRIRSKSFSMRWKQHRGLEETEEDHEEDPMMYPEIELESERENKEQQAPAKAKHDGRRRIHEDGLMKIYVLQLLARTTFEIGFLVGQYFLYGFEVSPVFVCSRKPCPHKIDCFISRPTEKTIFLLIMYGVSCMCLLLNVWEMLHLGFGTIRDTLNNKRKELEDSGTYNYPFTWNTPSAPPGYNIAVKPEQMQYTELSNAKMAYKQNKANIAQEQQYGSNEENIPADLENLQREIKVAQERLDLAIQAYNNQNNPGSSREKKSKAGSNKSSASSKSGDGKNSVWI